Proteins from a genomic interval of Homo sapiens chromosome 15 genomic patch of type FIX, GRCh38.p14 PATCHES HG2139_PATCH:
- the LOC124905372 gene encoding golgin subfamily A member 2-like: MGPESGSQPPHALTPRVFLQVELKSQEAQSLQQQPDHYLGHLQQYVATYQQQVAAYQQLTCEKEALYRQCLQQTQLMKQLQQQEVWGKAVAEMACQKLQETQGRELPRMGL; this comes from the coding sequence ATGGGCCCAGAATCTGGAAGCCAGCCACCACATGCCCTCACACCCAGGGTCTTCCTGCAGGTGGAGCTGAAGAGCCAAGAGGCTCAGAGTCTGCAGCAGCAGCCAGACCATTACCTGGGTCACCTGCAGCAGTACGTGGCCACCTATCAGCAGCAGGTGGCCGCCTATCAGCAGCTGACCTGTGAGAAGGAGGCGCTGTACAGGCAGTGCCTGCAACAGACCCAGCTAATGAAAcagctgcagcagcaggaagTTTGGGGCAAAGCAGTGGCCGAGATGGCCTGCCAAAAGTTGCAGGAGACCCAGGGGAGGGAGCTGCCAAGGATGGGGCTGTGA
- the LOC101930434 gene encoding putative golgin subfamily A member 8I isoform X1, with protein sequence MALPGEGHGGEHLDSEGEEAPRPMPSVPEDLESREAMSSFMDHLEEKADLSELVKKKELCFIHHWRDRCHQKIHHLLSEPGGRAKDAALVGGHHQAGAQGGDEGEAAGAAADGVAAYSNYNNGHRKFLATAQNPADEPGPGAPAPQELGAAGKHGGYLFQIPVCSYLHS encoded by the exons ATGGCTCTCCCTGGGGAAG GACACGGAGGAGAACATCTGGACAGTGAGGGGGAGGAGGCACCTCGGCCCATGCCGAGTGTCCCAGAGGACCTGGAGAGCAGGGAGGCCATG AGCAGCTTTATGGACCACCTGGAGGAGAAGGCAGACCTGAGTGAGCTggtgaagaaaaaagaactttgCTTCATCCACCACTGGCGAGATAGATGCCATCA GAAAATCCATCACCTTTTATCAGAACCAGGGGGCCGTGCCAAAGATGCGGCACTGGTAGGAGGACACCATCAGGCTGGAGCTCAGGGAGGAGATGAAG GTGAAgctgctggagctgcagcagatGGTGTTGCGGCTTATAGCAACTACAACAATGGGCACAGAAAATTCCTGGCCACTGCCCAGAACCCTGCTGATGAGCCCGGTCCAGGAGCCCCAGCCCCCCAGGAGCTTGGGGCTGCAGGCAAGCATGGTG gttatctaTTTCAGATACCTGTTTGCTCATATTTACATTCCTAA